In Spirochaetota bacterium, the sequence AATTCTATATACCACATTTGATGTATTTTTATGATGTGCTTTTGAGCATAGCTGAGACCTATTATAAAGGCATGAAGGATGTTGATAGCACAATGACCGAATTCTTAAAGGATTCTACAAAATATTATTAAAAAAAAGGCGGGTGTAAAACCCGCCCTTTTGATTTCATGCTATCTGTTCACACTTTTTCCTTTCCATTTGACGTACTTCTTTCCGTAGAATTTTGCCTATTGCACTCTTTGGCAATGCATCAATGAATTCAATATCTTTTGGTACTTTATAAGGAGCTAATTTTTCTTTGCAATAGGCAATAATCTCCTCTTTGGTTAATTGTTCACCCGGTTTAACTACCACAAACGCTTTGGGGACTTCCCCACGATATGGATCAGGAACACCAATTGTGCACGCTTCAAGAATCTTGGGATGCTGGAATAGTATTTCATCAATCTCAAGTGGGAAAATGTTATAACCGCTGGAAATTATCATATCCTTTTTACGATCAACTATTGTAAGGTATCCATCTTCATCCATTGTTCCAATGTCTCCAGTGTACAGCCAACCATCCTTTAACACGGCTGCAGTCTCTTCAGGTTTTTTATAGTATCCTTTCATCACCTGAGGTCCTTTGAAGCATATTTCGCCTGACTGACCAATGTCCATTTCTTTTATACCGGATTCCACATCAACGATTTTAATATCTGTGCTGGGTAACGGTATTCCCACAGTACCGGGCTTTATATTGCCTTTCCATGGTGATCCAGTGCCCATTGGCGAAATCTCGGTCAGGCCATATATGTTGATGATGTCGCCACCAGTTAACTCTTTCAGCTGTTTAATAGTTTCAACAGGTAGAGGGGCTGCTCCAGCAATAAACCCTTTGATAAAACTCAAATCCATTTTTCTAAATTCAGGGTTGTTCAAAAGACCTATGAATATTGTGGGAACGCCAGGCACAAAGGTTGGTTTAAACTTCTTAATTTGTTCAATGATGACACCAGGTTCTGGCCGCGGGATAAGTATATCAGTCCATCCACCCCAGATGGTAAGATTCTGAATTCCTGTAAATCCTGCTGAGTGGAAAAAGGGAAAAATGCCAAGCATACTCCCATCACCTTCTTTGAGATCATAAAACCAGCTTCTCAGTTGTTGCACATTACATGACATGTTGGCATGTGTCAGCATAACTCCTTTACTGGTGCCAGTGGTACCTCCGGTGTATAGCAATGTGGCAACATCCTCCCATGATGATTCATCGTTCACGGGTGTGTCATCGTGCTGTTTCATCAAATCAAGGAATTGGCTTACATCCGCAGATGGCGTTACTTTGCGGTACATCTGTTTGCGAACATACGGAAATAGCTGTTTAAGGGGGAATGGGAGATAGTCATTAATGTGGCAGGTTATGATATGCTGTATCTTTGTAGTGGGCTTAATGTTGATAATCCGTGGTAAAAGCAGATCTAAAGTGATAACTACAGTTGCGTCAGAATCATTAAGCTGATACTGTAACTCGCGCTCTGTGTAAAGTGGATTGTTGAGTGCTGCTATTGCACCAATACGCCAGATTGCATAGTTAGCAATGACTACATTTGGAATATTGGGCAAAACAAGAGCAACAGTGTTGCCTTTTTTGACGCCAAGAGCTTTGAGTGCTTTAGCAAACGTATTGACCATCTTCTCAAGTGTGGCGTAATTGATTTTTTTGCCCATAAAAATCAATGCGGTATTTTCAGCAAATTTGTGGGCAGATCTTGTTAATGCCTGTGGCATTGTTGTTTTGTCAAAGTCAAGTTGGCGCGGTACCTGTGGGGGATAATTCTTATGCCATATTCTTTCAAATGACATGGGAACCTCCTTTAAACATTAAAATTAAAAAAAATAGTTTGATCATCACAGGGGATATACGCTGTAGCAAAATATCGTTGAGATAGGACTAGGCACTTGTAAGCAGTTATAAGATAAGAAAAATGTTGAGCGGCAAGCAACAAAAGTCACGGGTTTGTATTATTTGGGAGCAATACAATATGTGTGTCCTGCCCAACCCCTGTGACTACAACCCAATAAATTAATACATAACAGTGTTATGTTGCAATAGGTATATGACAATGTCAAGCTAAAATTTTTTATTTATTGACTATCTGCCATACGCGCAAAACGCCAAATATGATGGTTATTGCAACTAAAATTATGGTTATCTTTCCTGATAACTTATGAAAATCTTTAATATTCTGTTTTCCCTTTGTTATTAAATAACCCAGGTGTTTTTATAGCCATTGATTGTTTTTCTTTTTTGTGGAAATGATGGCGGCCACAAGAAGCAATATAAAACCTAGTATCATAGCAAACGCATGTAACATTGTTGGAATTGGAATACTCATGGCAATCCTCCATTAAAATGTAATCTATTTATTTTTTGGTATTATACGATGGTAAATAAAAAAATCAACAATAAATAAAAAATAAAAGATGAATCGCTATTTATTAATACAATGCAGAATTTTAAACAAAATACAAAATAGTTTATAACCAAACAGTCTTGGACAACAATGCTATACATGTCATCATTCACATGTCATCATTTACATGTCATCATTTACATGTCATCATTTACATGTCATCATTTACACGATAATTTTAAAGAATCATTTCTGGATAGGGATATTCATTACACAACAATAAAAATATTGTGAAGATTAAAATATACACTATATTTATATATATAAATTTTAATAAATATAATTACGAGGTTGTTTATGGGTTTGATAGTCGATAGGCGAGATCAGGAATTTGTGTTGTACGAAATGTTAGGACTACAGGAATTGTTTTCAACTCCCCGCTTTGCGGACTACTCAAAGGATATGTTTGATATGGCAATTGATTTGTCAAAGCGAATATCCGAAGAGGAAGTGTTGCCAAAATACATGGAAGGGGATAGAGAAGGGGCAAAACTGATTGATGGTCAGGTTAAGGTTCCAAAGTGCTATCATCATCTGCACAAAATTATGAACGATAGTGGCCTTTTTACCATGGCAGTATCACCGCAAGCTGGTGGTCAGGGTTTTCCGTATGTTATTGATCTAGCTGCACGTGAATACTATGTGTTCAACATGGGCTTTTTGCTTTACCCTGAAGCTGCAGTAGGTGCAGCACACCTCATTGAAGTGTATGGAACTGAAGAGCAGAAAAATAAATATATGTACAAAATGTATGAAGGGAAATGGGGTGGCACCATGGTGTTAACCG encodes:
- a CDS encoding long-chain fatty acid--CoA ligase — protein: MSFERIWHKNYPPQVPRQLDFDKTTMPQALTRSAHKFAENTALIFMGKKINYATLEKMVNTFAKALKALGVKKGNTVALVLPNIPNVVIANYAIWRIGAIAALNNPLYTERELQYQLNDSDATVVITLDLLLPRIINIKPTTKIQHIITCHINDYLPFPLKQLFPYVRKQMYRKVTPSADVSQFLDLMKQHDDTPVNDESSWEDVATLLYTGGTTGTSKGVMLTHANMSCNVQQLRSWFYDLKEGDGSMLGIFPFFHSAGFTGIQNLTIWGGWTDILIPRPEPGVIIEQIKKFKPTFVPGVPTIFIGLLNNPEFRKMDLSFIKGFIAGAAPLPVETIKQLKELTGGDIINIYGLTEISPMGTGSPWKGNIKPGTVGIPLPSTDIKIVDVESGIKEMDIGQSGEICFKGPQVMKGYYKKPEETAAVLKDGWLYTGDIGTMDEDGYLTIVDRKKDMIISSGYNIFPLEIDEILFQHPKILEACTIGVPDPYRGEVPKAFVVVKPGEQLTKEEIIAYCKEKLAPYKVPKDIEFIDALPKSAIGKILRKEVRQMERKKCEQIA
- a CDS encoding LPXTG cell wall anchor domain-containing protein, whose amino-acid sequence is MSIPIPTMLHAFAMILGFILLLVAAIISTKKKNNQWL